A window from Pseudomonadota bacterium encodes these proteins:
- a CDS encoding putative sulfate exporter family transporter: protein MAEQKSIDWTTLWKKDDWMSVWIGFIILIVFMAGATFKLPGWKWMGDGAFFDKVSELAPKVESLAKEAETKGEAGIQSQTLALKAAFSARDRKAAGDVAGKLEKAAKEAKDKDVKKKADKIAKGVKGDAGATIGKVLSGDNLLKTLYLLIGLWILGAIGMACMGMPVGKFTAGFPIIYVLSALSFFVAGNATVSYYGLEVVFWSLLFGLLISNTVGVPEWLKTAVKTEFFIKIGLVLLGAEVLFTTIAKVGAYGMIQSIIVIGAVFYVCLWVGRKMGLDDEFSSILGTAVSICGVSAAIAAGGAVKGDQKKVSHTISLVLLCAIPMLIFEPLIAKAVGMSAAVAGAWIGGTIDTTGAVVAAGAIAGDAAMAVAIVVKMAQNVLIGAAAFLLAIWFSFKGQATGEKPSVMDIWFRFPKFVVGFIVVSIVFSFFMSEASAKAVTSVTAGLRGWWFTLAFLCIGLDTKFKELVAMGGGKPAAVFLIAQAFNVVWTLIFAYLIFGGILFPVPTF, encoded by the coding sequence ATGGCAGAGCAGAAAAGTATTGACTGGACGACGCTCTGGAAAAAGGATGACTGGATGTCTGTGTGGATCGGGTTTATCATCCTCATCGTGTTTATGGCAGGGGCCACATTTAAACTTCCAGGGTGGAAGTGGATGGGAGACGGGGCATTTTTTGACAAGGTCTCTGAACTGGCGCCAAAGGTTGAATCTCTCGCAAAGGAGGCAGAAACAAAGGGAGAAGCAGGGATTCAGAGCCAGACCCTTGCTCTGAAAGCAGCATTTAGCGCGAGGGACAGAAAGGCTGCCGGCGATGTTGCCGGTAAGCTTGAGAAGGCAGCAAAAGAAGCAAAAGATAAAGACGTAAAGAAGAAGGCAGATAAAATCGCCAAAGGTGTAAAGGGTGATGCAGGCGCCACTATTGGAAAGGTGCTTTCAGGTGATAACCTTCTTAAGACCTTGTATCTGCTCATTGGATTATGGATCCTCGGTGCAATCGGCATGGCCTGTATGGGGATGCCTGTCGGCAAATTTACCGCCGGCTTCCCGATCATCTATGTACTCTCCGCCTTATCATTCTTTGTTGCAGGAAACGCTACAGTATCCTATTATGGCCTTGAGGTGGTCTTCTGGTCATTGCTTTTTGGACTCCTGATCAGCAATACAGTCGGTGTACCCGAATGGCTCAAGACTGCAGTAAAAACGGAGTTTTTCATTAAAATAGGCCTTGTATTGCTGGGCGCCGAGGTTCTCTTCACCACAATCGCGAAAGTCGGGGCATACGGCATGATCCAGTCCATTATAGTCATCGGGGCTGTTTTTTATGTCTGCCTATGGGTGGGAAGGAAAATGGGGCTTGATGATGAGTTTTCATCGATCCTTGGAACTGCGGTTTCTATCTGCGGTGTTTCGGCTGCCATAGCTGCAGGCGGAGCTGTAAAAGGGGATCAGAAGAAGGTGAGCCATACCATTTCTCTTGTCCTTCTTTGTGCCATCCCTATGCTGATCTTTGAGCCCCTTATTGCGAAAGCAGTGGGTATGTCTGCTGCGGTGGCAGGCGCATGGATCGGCGGCACCATTGATACAACGGGCGCTGTTGTTGCGGCAGGCGCAATAGCAGGGGATGCAGCAATGGCGGTTGCTATCGTTGTAAAGATGGCGCAGAATGTTTTGATCGGCGCTGCTGCGTTTCTGCTTGCCATATGGTTCAGCTTTAAAGGGCAGGCAACCGGTGAAAAACCAAGTGTTATGGATATATGGTTCAGGTTTCCAAAATTCGTTGTCGGTTTTATCGTAGTGTCCATTGTATTTTCCTTCTTCATGTCAGAAGCTTCAGCGAAGGCCGTGACCAGTGTTACTGCAGGGCTGAGGGGTTGGTGGTTTACCCTTGCATTTTTATGCATCGGTCTTGACACCAAATTCAAAGAGCTTGTGGCAATGGGTGGCGGTAAACCGGCAGCGGTATTTCTCATTGCCCAGGCCTTCAATGTCGTCTGGACGCTCATTTTTGCATATCTGATTTTC